One genomic region from Rosa rugosa chromosome 1, drRosRugo1.1, whole genome shotgun sequence encodes:
- the LOC133724323 gene encoding cysteine-rich receptor-like protein kinase 10, which translates to MSNNLRTVILVVVPITVSLVLTVCICIYLRARKTEKKLDQSKLPGAEDADESRSAESLQFDFGTIRVVTDDFSEPYKLGQGGFGSVYRGKLPNGEEIAVKRLSMESGQGELEFKNEALLLARLQHRNLVRLHGFCLEGNERLLVYEYLPNASLDNIIFDPIKREQLDWDKRYKIIEGIARGLLYLHVDSHLRIIHRDHKASNILIDAEMNPKISDFGMARLFVHDETQGNTNRIVGTYGYKPPEYVKHGHFSVKSDVYSFGVLILEIISGQKNSCFDHGENMDSSKLCMEKLEGRETFKCDRSQIEERFKG; encoded by the exons ATG AGTAATAATTTGCGGACTGTAATCCTTGTGGTTGTGCCAATCACTGTGTCTCTGGTACTAACTGTATGCATCTGCATTTATTTAAGAGCGAGGAAGACAGAGAAAAAACTTGATCAAAGCAAGCTTCCAG GCGCCGAAGATGCAGATGAAAgtagaagtgcagaatccttgCAATTTGACTTTGGCACCATCAGAGTTGTTACAGATGATTTTTCTGAACCATATAAACTCGGACAGGGCGGTTTTGGTTCTGTATACAGG GGTAAGCTTCCCAATGGAGAAGAGATAGCAGTGAAAAGGCTCTCTATGGAATCTGGACAAGGAGAATTAGAATTCAAAAATGAGGCCTTACTACTGGCTAGGCTTCAACACAGAAATTTAGTTAGACTTCACGGTTTCTGCTTGGAAGGAAATGAAAGGCTTCTTGTCTATGAGTATCTCCCCAACGCAAGTCTTGATAACATCATTTTTG ATCCAATCAAGCGCGAACAACTGGATTGGGATAAACGTTATAAAATCATAGAAGGCATTGCTCGAGGGCTACTTTACCTTCATGTTGATTCTCACCTGAGGATTATTCATCGTGATCACAAAGCTAGTAACATCTTAATAGATGCAGAAATGAACcccaaaatttcagattttggcaTGGCAAGGTTGTTTGTGCATGATGAAACACAAGGCAATACTAATCGTATTGTGGGAACCTA CGGATATAAGCCTCCCGAATATGTGAAGCATGGACATTTTTCTGTTAAGTCTGATGTCTATAGTTTTGGCGTGTTGATTTTGGAGATAATAAGTGGACAGAAAAATAGTTGCTTCGATCATGGAGAGAATATGGACTCTTCCAAGCTAT GCATGGAAAAGCTGGAGGGAAGGGAAACCTTCAAATGTGATAGATCCCAGATTGAAGAAAGGTTCAAGGGCTGA